The sequence ATCGCCTCGTCGACCTCGGCGCAGAGCGCCGCGATGCGCTTCTCCATCGCGCTCGGACCCTGGTCGACCCGGTAGAGCCCGCGGAGCGTCGTCGTGAGGCGCGAGCCGGGTGCGACGTCGATGTGCTGGATCTTGGCGAGCTCGTCGTTGTCGATCACCGGGAAGTCGAGGATCACCTGGCGGGCGTGCTCGGGCGTCGCGGCGAGGAGGTTCCGCTCCGGGCCGAGGCCGAGCTTCAGCGAGGTGACGACGGCCTCGCGGATCGAGTCGAGCGGCGGGTTCGTCACCTGGGCGAACTGCTGCGTGAAGTAGTCGAAGAGCAGGCGCGGCCGGTCGCTGAGCACGGCGATCGGCGTGTCGCTGCCCATCGCCCCGAGAGGCTCGGCCCCCGTCTTCGCCATCGGCGAGAGCAGGATCCGCACCTCCTCCTCGGTGTAGCCGAACGTCCGCTGCCGTCGGGTCACCGACGCCGGGGTGTGCACGATGTGCTCGCGCTCGGGGAGGTCTTTGAGGTGGATGCGGCCCATCTGGAGCCACTCGCCGTACTCCGCGCTCGACGCGAGCTCGTTCTTGATCTCGTCGTCCTCGATGATCCTGCCGGCCTCGGTGTCGACGAGGAACATCTTGCCCGGGCGCAGGCGGCCCTTGCGGACGATCCTGGCCTGGTCGATGTCGGGGAGCACGCCGATCTCGCTGGCGAGCACGACGAGGCCGTCGTCGGTCACGAGGTAGCGGCCGGGGCGGAGGCCGTTGCGGTCGAGGGTCGCGCCGACGAGCGAGCCGTCGGTGAAGGTGATGGCGGCCGGGCCGTCCCACGCCTCCATGAGCATCGAGTGGTACTCGTAGAAGTCGCGGAGGACCGGGTCGATCCCGACCTGGTTCTCCCACGCCTCGGGCACCATCATCATGATGGCGTGCGGGAGGGAGCGGCCGGTCAGGCTGAGGAGCTCCACGACCTCGTCGAACGAGGCGGAGTCGCTGTTGCCCGGGCTCACGATGGGCAGGAGCGGCTGGATGTCGCCGATCAGCTCCGACTCGAGCTGCGACTGCCGCGCGCGCATCCAGTTGCGGTTGCCACGCACCGTGTTGATCTCGCCGTTGTGCGCGATCATGCGGAAGGGCTGGGCCAGCGGCCAGGACGGGAACGTGTTCGTCGAGTAGCGCGAGTGGACGATCGCGAGCTTCGAGGCGACCCGCTGGTCGGAGAGGTCGGGGTAGAACGGCTCGAGCTGGAGGGTCGTGACCATGCCCTTGTAGACCATGGTGCGGCAGGACAGCGACGTGAAGTACGCGCCCAGCTCGCGCTCGGCGCGTTTGCGGAGCCGGAACGCGACGCGGTCGAGCTGGATGCCCTCGCCGCGGGCGTCGTCGTGGGCGGACGCGACGAACAGCTGCTCGAAGGCGGGCATGGCCTTGCGGGCCAGCGAGCCGAGCTCGTCGGCGCGCACCGGGACGACCCGCCAGCCGAGGACGCGCAGCGACTCGTCGCGGGCGATCGCCTCGATGGCGGTCTTCAGGGCGCCGCGCTCGTCGTCGTCGACCGGCAGGAAGCCGAGGCCGACCGCGTAGCGGCCGGGGGCCGGGAGCTCGAAGTCGACGACCTCGCGGAAGAAGGCGTCGGGCACCTGCATCAGGATGCCGGCGCCGTCGCCGGTGCCCGCGTCGGAGCCCACGGCACCGCGGTGCTCCAGGTTCCGGAGGGCGCCGAGCGCCGCGTCGATGATGTCGTGGCCCGGGGTGCCGCGGAGCGTCGCCACCATGGCGAGGCCGCAGGCGTCCTTCTCCTGGGCAGGGTCGTAGAGGCCCTGGGCCGCGGGGATGCTGCTGAAGGTCTGGTGCGCTGGCGTGAGAGCCATGTCGATCCGTCCTCACGAGGGTGGACTGGCACCGTGGTCTGGAGCACGGTGGCCTAGTACGTGAAAGGTAACGCAGGGCGGGGCGTCGCTGGCCCGATTCGCGACCTCTCGGCAGGAAACCGAGGGGTTGTGGCTGGCGTCGTCGGCGCGGGGTCGTGGCCTGACGGACGTCGTTGCTTCTCGCGTTCTGAGTGCGGATCGCGAGGTGTTCCGGTGCCCGGCGGCCTGATCGGCTCGCCCGGCGGGCTGTGGTGCTCGTGGTCTGTGGTGCTGCTGCCTTGTAGTGCTTCTGATTCTGGTTGCTTCTGGTGGTGCTGCCGTCTCGCCCGCCGGGATGGGGCGGGTGTCGCGGTGGGTCTCGAGGCGGTGCTCGCGCCTCAGACGGTGGTCGTGGCCTTCGCTCCGACCGCTGTGTCGTCGTCGCGATCGCCGGTCGACCCCGCGATGGAGTCTACCTCAGGGTGGTCGACCTCCCCGGTGATGACGGGGTTGAAACCGGCCTCGTTCGGCCCGCGGCCCGGGAGGTACGCGCTCGGCACGAGGCCCGTGTGCCGTCGACTCTGCACGTAGAAGACGAAGACGCCGAGGCCCACGGCGAGGAACGCGACCCACACGTTGACGCGGACCCCGAGGAAGAGCTCGCTGTAGTCGGTGCGGATCGACTCGAACCACATGCGGCCGGTGCCGTACCAGACGAGGTAGAGCGCGAACGTCTTGCCCCACTCGAGCCGCACGTTGTGGTTGATCAGCAGGATGACGGCCATGCCGAACAGGTTCCACAGGATCTCGTAGGCGAACGTCGGGTGGAACAGTGTCCCGGCGGGGAGGCCGATCGGGTAGGCCGGGTTGTCGGACTCGATCTGGAGGCCCCAGGGCAGCGTGGTGGGCGTGCCGAAGAGCTCGTGGTTGAAGTAGTTCCCGAAGCGGCCGAACGCCTGCGCGAGCATGAGGCCGGGCGCGAGGGCGTCGACGAACACGGAGAAGCGGATGCCGGTCTGGCGGCAGCCGAGGATCGCGCCGATGGCGCCGAAGGCCAGGGCGCCGAAGATCGCGAGCCCGCCCTCCCAGACGGCGAAGACGTGCCAGAGCGGCTGCCCGCCGAAGTAGTCGTCGGGGTGCGAGACGACGTGGAAGAAGCGGCCGCCGACGATGCCGAACGGCACGCACCAGATGGCGAGGTCGATGATGATCCAGCGCTCGGCGCCGCGCCGGTTGAGGCGGGCGTTGGTGAGGAGGACGGCCGCGACGATCCCGAGCAGGATGCAGATGGCGTACGCACGGACGCTGACGTTGAACGTCAGGTTCGTGCCGAACGTGCTGTTGAACCAGTCCGTGACATCGAAGGACTGCCAGGCGGCAGACGGGCTGGGGATGCTCAGGGGCAACAACGTTCAGGTGCCTTTCGTAGTGCGGAGGAGGTTGCTGCTGCGCGAGGGAGCAGCGACGCTAGGAGACTCTACTGCCCGAGGCCAGGTCGGACGCGACCTCGGCGAGGCGCTCGACGCCGCCCTCGGCCAGGGCGCGGACGAACGCGGACCCGATGATCGCACCGTCGGCGTACTCGAGGACCTCGCGCACCTGCTGCGCGGTCGAGATGCCGAGGCCCACGCAGGCGTTGTCGACACCGACGGCCCGGAGGCGCTCGACGAGGGTCGAGGCGGCGGCGTCGACGTCGCTCCGGGCACCGGTGATGCCCATCGTCGAGACGGTGTAGACGAAGCCGCGGCTGGCCTCGACGGCCTGCCGGAGACGCTCCTCGCTGGACGACGGAGCGGCCAGGAAGATGCGGTCGAGGTCGGCCCGCTCGGCAGCCGTCATCCACTCGGTCGCCTCGTCGGGGATGAGGTCGGGCGTGATGAGCCCGGCTCCCCCGGCGGCGGCCAGGTCGTCGGCGAAGCGCTGGGCACCGTACTGCGACACCGGGTTCCAGTAGGTCATGACCACGACGGGGATGTCGGTCTGGGAGACGATCTCGCGCACGGCCGGGAAGAGCTCGCGCACGCGGAAGCCCTCGGCCAGGGCGCGCTGGGTCGCCGCCTGGATGACGGGGCCGTCCATCACCGGGTCGGAGTAGGGCAGGCCGAGCTCGAGGACGTCGATGCCGTTGCCGGCCAGAGTGACAGCCGCCTCGATGCTGGTGGACAGGGTCGGGAAGCCGACCGGCAGGTAGCCGATGACAGCGCCCGATCCTGCGTCTCTCTTCGCCTGGATCGCGCGCGAGACCTTGCTGCTGGTCGTGTCGATCACGCCGGCTGCCCTTCGTCGTCGAGGATCCCGAAGTAGCGGCTGGCGCTCGCGACGTCCTTGTCGCCGCGACCGGACAGCGAGACCAGGATCGAGGAGCCGGGACCGCGGTCGCGGCCGAGGCGGATGGTGCCGGCGAGGGCGTGAGCGGACTCGATGGCGGGGATGATGCCCTCGGTGCGGCTGAGGAGTCGGAACGCCTCCATCGCCTCGCGGTCGGTCACGGGCTCGTACTTCACGCGCCCGATCTTCGCGAGCCACGCGTGCTCGGGACCGACGGCCGGGTAGTCGAGACCGGCGGAGATGGAGTGGCTCTCGACGGTCTGGCCGTCTTCGTCTTGCATCAGGTACGACTTGGCCCCCTGGAGGACGCCGGTGCGGCCCAGGGTGATCGACGCGGCGTGGCGGCCGGACTCGATGCCGTCGCCGCCGGCCTCGTAGCCGTAGAGGTCGACCGACTCGTCGTCGAGGAAGGCGTCGAAGATGCCGATGGCGTTCGAGCCGCCGCCGATGCAGGCGGTGATGGCGTCGGGCAGGGCGCCGGTCAGCTCGAGCATCTGCTGCCGGGCCTCTTCTCCGATCACCTTGTGGAAGTCGCGCACCATCGTGGGGAACGGGTGCGGACCGGCCACCGTGCCGAGGACGTAGTGGGTCTTCTCGACGCTCGAGACCCAGTCGCGGAGCGCGTCGTTGATCGCGTCTTTGAGGGTGCGGGAGCCGGTGGTGACAGCGACGACGTCGGCCCCGAGCAGCTTCATGCGGGCGACGTTGAGCGCCTGGCGCTCGGTGTCGACCTCGCCCATGTAGACGACGCACTCCATGCCGAAGAGGGCGGCTGCGGTCGCGGTGGCGACGCCGTGCTGCCCGGCTCCGGTCTCGGCGATCAGGCGCGTCTTGCCGAGCTTCCGGGCGAGGAGCGCCTGACCCAGCACGTTGTTGATCTTGTGCGAGCCGGTGTGGTTGAGGTCTTCGCGCTTGAGGAAGATCCGCGCGCCGCCGGCGTGCTCGGCGAACCGGGGCACCTCGGTGATGATCGAGGGGCGGCCCGTGTACGACTTGTTGAGAGCGGCCAGCTCCGCCTGGAACTCGGGATCGACGGCAGCCGCCCGGTAGGCCTGGTCGAGCTCGTCGAGAGCCGCCACGAGCGACTCGGGGACGAAGCGCCCGCCGAACTCGCCGAAGTACGGACCCACTGCTTCGCGCAGCTTCGTCATCAGACCTCCAGGAAGGTGTTGAGAGCGTCGACAGGATCGCCGTGGACGACGAGAGCCTCGCCGACGAGCACGACGTCGGCACCGGAGCGACGGTAGTGGGCCACGTCGGCGGGCGACTTGACCGCCGACTCCGCGACGCGGACGACGCCCGAGGGGATGCTGTCGGCGAGGCTGCCGAACAGGTCTTGGTCGAGCTCGAAGGTGGTGAGGTCGCGGGCGTTGACGCCGAGGACCGTGGCGCCGGCGTCGAGACCGCGGACGACCTCGTCGGCCGAGTGCGTCTCGATCAGAGCGGTCATGCCCAGCTCGAGGACGAGCTCGTGCAGGGAGACCAGCTCGGCCTGCGGGAGGCCGGCGACGATGAGGAGGACGAGGTCGGCGCCGGCGGCCCGGGCCTCGAAGACCTGGTACGGCGTGGCGATGAAGTCTTTGCGGAGCACCGGGACCGAGACGACGTCGCGCACGGCCTCGAGGTCGGCGAGCGTGCCCTTGAACTTGCGACCCTCGGTCAGGACGCTGATCGCGCTGGCGCCGCCGGTCTCGTACGACAGGGCGAGCGAGGCGGGGTCGGCGATCTCGGAGAGCGCGCCACGGGACGGGCTGGCGCGCTTGACCTCGGCGATGATCTTGACCCGGTCTGCGGGCTGGAGGGCGGCACGGGCGTCGAGGGCCGGCGCGCGGTCGCGGGCTGCTCGCTCGACGACGTCGAGGGGCCGCAGGGCCTGTCTGGCCGACGCGTCGGCGAGGGACCCCGCGTAGAGATCGTCGAGCACTTACTCGTGCACCTTCGAGGCGTAGCGGCTGCCGCCGACGCCGTAGCCCATGCGCTTCAGGACCTGGCCGACGATGAGGCCGACGACCTCGAAGCCCGCGGCGATCCAGACGACGACCGGGTAGTCGAAGCAGAACGCGATGGTGCCGACGGCGAATGCGACGAGCATGATGATGACGGCGGCCCACGCGGCGATCGAGTTGCCCTCGGCGTCGTGCTCCTCGCTCGAGTCGCCCTGGCGGGCGGTCTCGGCGGCGGCCTTGCTCGTGGTCTGCGTGCTCACGGTGCTCCTTGAAGTACTAGGGGTTCGAGCCCAGAGTCTACCGGGTGTCACCCGTCTCGCGGTCGCCCTCCGGGCGCGAACGCTCGGCGTCGAGATCAGTCGGGTCGACGCCCGTGGTGAGGGTGTCCCAGGTCGCGACCGGGTCGGCCGGAGCGTCGGAATCGACGAGCCGGACGGCCTGGTAGCGGCGGGTCGAGGCGGGCCACCGCCTCGAGGTCACGAGGACGAAGACGCCGACCGCGGCCATCAGGACGCCGCCGACGAGAGCCACCCAGGGCCACGCCGTGACCGAGTGCCGGAGCACGATGCCGGAGACGGAGCGGGCGCCGTCGACGCCGGTCACCTTCGTGATGGCCGTCTGGGCCGAGCCGATCGGGTCGGTCACGACCAGGATCGAAGACAGGACGATGCAGCCGCCCAGGATGACGGCCAGGACGCCGAGGATCGCCCGGAACACGGGCCCGGCGATGGTGATCGCCCCGAAGAGGGCCAGCCCTGCGAGGGACAGCGCCGAGAGCGCCGGCGCCGCCTGGCTGCCCGCCGCGGCCACGCCGAGCGCGCCGCCCTGCGGCGACGACACCCGGACGTCGACCCAGGTCTGCGTGTACGCGAGGAGCCCGACGCCGGAGAGGGCGAGCCCGCCCAGGACGGCGAGCAGCTTGGTCGATCGTGGCGTCATCAGTGCAGCTCTCTCATCGCGTTGGCGACAGCCACGGCCCGGAGAGGCGCGGCCGCCTTGTTCCGGGCCTCCTGGTTCTCGGCGGCCGGGTCGGAGTCGGCGACGAGCCCCGCTCCGGCCTGGACCCGGGCCACATCGCACTGCAGCAGCACGGTGCGGATGGCGATGGCGACGTCGGCTGATCCTGCGAAGTCGAAGTACCCCACCACGCCGCCGTAGACGCCCCGCTGCGCCGGTTCGAGGGCGTCGATGATCTCGAGAGCCCGCGGCTTCGGCGCCCCGGACAGGGTTCCGGCCGGGAAGGTGGCCCGGAACGCGTCGATCGCGTTCGTCCCGGGGGCGAGGTCGCCCTCGACGCTCGACACGAGGTGCATGATGTGGCTGAAGCGCTCGACGTGCATGAACTCGGTGACCTCGACGCTGCCGGGGAGGCAGACCTTCAGCAGGTCGTTCCGGGCCAGGTCGACCAGCATGAGGTGCTCGGCCCGCTCCTTCGCGTCGCCCTCGAGGGCCGTGGCGAGGGCCAGGTCTTCTTCGGGGGTCGCGCCGCGCGGCTTCGATCCTGCGATCGGGTGCGAGTACACGCGCGTGCCGTCGACCTTCACGAGCGCCTCGGGGCTCGATCCGACGATCTGGTAGGGCGCTCCCCCCGTGTCTTCGAGACTCACGAGGTACATGTAGGGGCTCGGGTTGAGGGTCCGCAGCACGCGGTAGACGTCGATGGCCGAGGCGGTGAGCGCGTGGTCGAAGCGCTGCGAGATGACGACCTGAAACACGTCGCCGTCGCGGATGTGCTCCTTCGAGCGCAGGATCGCCTCGGCGTACTCGTCGTCGGTGGTCCGGCGGACCGGCTCGGGCTCGATCGAGAGGTCGACCTCGGCCAGGAACGCCTCGCTCGGCTGCGCGAGGCGCGACTGGAGGGCGTCGAGCTGGGCCTGCGCGGCCGCCCAGAGCGCATCGGCGTCGTCGGAGCCGTCGTTGAGCGCCGTGGCGACGAGGAGCGCCGACCCTCTGCGGTGGTCGAGGACGACCAGCTCGGAGACGAAGCTCAGAGCCTGGGCGGGCACGTCGAACTCCGCCGGGGGCGCGTCGGGGAGGTTCTCCAGCTCGCGCACCGCCTCCCAGCCGATGAACCCGACGAGGCCGCCGGTGAGCGGCGGGAAGCCGGGGATGCTCGGGGTCTGCCAGCGGGCGTGGAGTGATCGGAGCACCTCGAGCGGGGTGCCCGTCGCGTCGCCGAACGCGCGGTCGGCGCTCATGCCGTAGTCGATCCAGGCCGTCTCGCGCGTCGATCCTGCGCCGGCGGTGGTCAGGACCCCGAACGACGAGACGCCCACGAACGAGTAGCGCGACCAGATGCCGCCCTGCTCGGCGGACTCGAGGAGGAAGGTCCCCGGACGGCCGCCGGCGAGCTTCCGGTAGATGCCGACGGGTGTCTCGCCGTCGGCGTAGAGGCTCCGGATGACCGGGACGACGCGGTGGCCCTCGAGGAGCGCGTCGAACTCGGCGCGCGTGGTGGTGCGGGGCTCGCCGTGAGTCGTGGAGCCGGGAGTCGCGTCGACGGAAGGCGTCGCGCCGGGGGCCGTCTCGCGGGCGGTGGCCGTGTCAGTCATCGGACGAGCCGATCACGGGGCTCAGCGGCTCGACGTCGAAGCAGGCGTGGGCGCCGGTGTGACAGGCCGCCCCGATCTGCTCGACCGTGACGAGCAGGGTGTCGGCGTCGCAGTCGAGGGCGGCTCCCCGCACGTACTGGGCGTGGCCGGAGGTGTCGCCCTTCCGCCAGTACTCCTGCCGGGAGCGCGACCAGAACGTGACGCGGCCCTCGGTGAGGGTGCGGCGGAGCGCCTCGGCGTCCATCCAGCCCATCATCAGGACGTCGCGGGTCGACTCCTCCTGGATGATCGCGGGAAGGAGGCCGTGGGCGTCGAACGCGGCGCGCTCGACGACCTCCTCGACGGTGTCGCGGGTGAGCGTGTCGGTCATCGGCCCTCCTGGGCGCTCTGGTGCGGCGCGGCGCGGACGACGGCGCCCGAGGCGGCGAGGGCCGCCTTGACGTCGCCGACGGTCAGCTCGCCGTTGTGGAAGACCGACGCGGCCAGGACGGCGTCGGCGCCGGCAGCGATCGCCGGGGCGAAGTGCCCGACCGCCCCCGCTCCCCCGGACGCGATGACGGGGACGCTGCTGACCTCGCGCATCAGGCCGACGAGCTCGAGGTCGAAGCCCTGCTTCGTGCCGTCGGCGTCGATGGAGTTGACGAGGAGTTCGCCGGCGCCGCGCTCGATGGCCTCGCGGGCCCAGACGAGCGCGTCGAGGTCGGTCTCGGTGCGGCCGCCGTGCGTCGTGACGACGAATCCGCTCGGGGTCGCTCCGGAGCGCTTGACGTCGAGGCTCAGCACGAGGGCCTGCGCGCCGAACCGGTCGGCGATCTCGCCGAGCAGGTCGGGCCGGGCGATGGCGGCGGAGTTGACGCCGATCTTGTCGGCGCCGGCCGCCTGCAGACGTGCGACGTCGTCGGTCGAGCGGACTCCCCCGCCGACCGTCAGCGGGATGAACACCTGCTCGGCCGTCGCCCGCACGACCTCGTACATGGTCGCCCGCTGCTCGACCGTCGCGGTCACGTCGAGGAAGGTGACCTCGTCGGCGCCCTGCTCGTAGTAGGTGCGGGCCAGTTCGACCGGATCGCCCGCGTCGCGGAGGTCGAGGAAGTTGACGCCCTTGACGACGCGGCCGGCAGCCACGTCGAGGCACGGGATGACCCGGACGGCGAGGCTGCTCGCTCCGGGCTCGTCTCGGACGGAGGGCACGGTCACAGCCGCGCGGCGTGGATCGGACTGACCAGGATCGCGCGCGCGCCGAGGTCGTACAGGGCGTCCATGATCTGGTTGGTGTCGGACTTCGGCACCATGACCCGGACCGCCGCCCACTCGGGGTCGTGCAGCGGCGAGACGGTCGGCGACTCGCGGCCAGGGGCGATGCGGGTGGCCTCCTCGAGGAGCCTCACCGGCAGGTCGTAGTCCATCAGGACGTACTGCCTGGCGACGAGCACGCCCTGCAGGCGGCGCTGCAGCACGTCGAGGCCCGCGGGCTGCGCCTCGGACGAGATCAGCACGGCCGTGGAGCGCAGGATCACGGGGCCAAAGATCTCGAGGCCGGCGGCGCGGAGCGTCGTGCCCGTCTCGACGACGTCGGCGATCGCATCGGCGACACCCAGCTGCACGGCGCTCTCGACAGCGCCGTCGAGGCTCACGAGCTCGGCGGTGACGCCGTGCTCGGCCAGGAAGGCGCGGACGAGGCCGGCGTAGCTGGTGGCGACACGGACGCCCTCGAGGTCGCGGAGGTCGGAGAACCGGCCGGCCGGACCGGCGAACCGGAACGTCGAGGAGCCGAAGTCGAGGGGCGCGACCTCGAGGGCGCGCGACCCGGAGTCGAGCAGGAGGTCGCGGCCCGTGATGCCGACGTCGAGGGCCCCGGAGCCGACGTAGGTGGCGATGTCGCGGGGGCGGAGGTAGAAGAACTCGACCCCGTTCCGCTCGTCGGCGAGGTAGAGCGACTTGGGGTCGCGGCGGCCGGAGTACCCGGCCTCGGAGAGCATCTGACTGGCGGTCTCGGACAGGGAGCCCTTGTTGGGCACTGCAACGCGGAGCATGGGTGGGTGCCGATCTGTCGGGGGTGAACTGGTTCGCGGGGAGTCAGTTCACAGATGTCGGTACACGTCGGCCGGTGTCAGGCCCTTCGCGAGCATCAGCACCTGCAGGTGGTAGAGGAGCTGCGAGATCTCTTCGGCGGTGGCGACGTCGCCCTCGTACTCGGCGGCCATCCACACCTCGGCGGCCTCCTCGACGATCTTCTTGCCGATCTGGTGGACACCGGCGTCGAGCTCCTTCACGGTGCCCGACCCCTCGGGGCGCGACTCGGCCTTGGCCGAGAGCTCTGCGAACAGGTCGTCGAAGGATTTCACGGGGACTAGGCTACCCGGCCCGCGGCGGCCCGCAGTGCCGCTATGCGCTCGGCCGGCTCGGGCGTGCCGGGCCGGCCGTAGACCGACGACCCGGCGACGATCGTGTCGGCGCCGTTGCGGACCGCGGTCACGATCGTCTCG is a genomic window of Frondihabitans peucedani containing:
- the lgt gene encoding prolipoprotein diacylglyceryl transferase — translated: MSIPSPSAAWQSFDVTDWFNSTFGTNLTFNVSVRAYAICILLGIVAAVLLTNARLNRRGAERWIIIDLAIWCVPFGIVGGRFFHVVSHPDDYFGGQPLWHVFAVWEGGLAIFGALAFGAIGAILGCRQTGIRFSVFVDALAPGLMLAQAFGRFGNYFNHELFGTPTTLPWGLQIESDNPAYPIGLPAGTLFHPTFAYEILWNLFGMAVILLINHNVRLEWGKTFALYLVWYGTGRMWFESIRTDYSELFLGVRVNVWVAFLAVGLGVFVFYVQSRRHTGLVPSAYLPGRGPNEAGFNPVITGEVDHPEVDSIAGSTGDRDDDTAVGAKATTTV
- the hisF gene encoding imidazole glycerol phosphate synthase subunit HisF — translated: MPSVRDEPGASSLAVRVIPCLDVAAGRVVKGVNFLDLRDAGDPVELARTYYEQGADEVTFLDVTATVEQRATMYEVVRATAEQVFIPLTVGGGVRSTDDVARLQAAGADKIGVNSAAIARPDLLGEIADRFGAQALVLSLDVKRSGATPSGFVVTTHGGRTETDLDALVWAREAIERGAGELLVNSIDADGTKQGFDLELVGLMREVSSVPVIASGGAGAVGHFAPAIAAGADAVLAASVFHNGELTVGDVKAALAASGAVVRAAPHQSAQEGR
- a CDS encoding DUF6704 family protein; the encoded protein is MAAWAAVIIMLVAFAVGTIAFCFDYPVVVWIAAGFEVVGLIVGQVLKRMGYGVGGSRYASKVHE
- the hisI gene encoding phosphoribosyl-AMP cyclohydrolase, encoding MTDTLTRDTVEEVVERAAFDAHGLLPAIIQEESTRDVLMMGWMDAEALRRTLTEGRVTFWSRSRQEYWRKGDTSGHAQYVRGAALDCDADTLLVTVEQIGAACHTGAHACFDVEPLSPVIGSSDD
- a CDS encoding phosphoribosyl-ATP diphosphatase — protein: MKSFDDLFAELSAKAESRPEGSGTVKELDAGVHQIGKKIVEEAAEVWMAAEYEGDVATAEEISQLLYHLQVLMLAKGLTPADVYRHL
- a CDS encoding anthranilate synthase component I, with translation MTDTATARETAPGATPSVDATPGSTTHGEPRTTTRAEFDALLEGHRVVPVIRSLYADGETPVGIYRKLAGGRPGTFLLESAEQGGIWSRYSFVGVSSFGVLTTAGAGSTRETAWIDYGMSADRAFGDATGTPLEVLRSLHARWQTPSIPGFPPLTGGLVGFIGWEAVRELENLPDAPPAEFDVPAQALSFVSELVVLDHRRGSALLVATALNDGSDDADALWAAAQAQLDALQSRLAQPSEAFLAEVDLSIEPEPVRRTTDDEYAEAILRSKEHIRDGDVFQVVISQRFDHALTASAIDVYRVLRTLNPSPYMYLVSLEDTGGAPYQIVGSSPEALVKVDGTRVYSHPIAGSKPRGATPEEDLALATALEGDAKERAEHLMLVDLARNDLLKVCLPGSVEVTEFMHVERFSHIMHLVSSVEGDLAPGTNAIDAFRATFPAGTLSGAPKPRALEIIDALEPAQRGVYGGVVGYFDFAGSADVAIAIRTVLLQCDVARVQAGAGLVADSDPAAENQEARNKAAAPLRAVAVANAMRELH
- the trpB gene encoding tryptophan synthase subunit beta, yielding MTKLREAVGPYFGEFGGRFVPESLVAALDELDQAYRAAAVDPEFQAELAALNKSYTGRPSIITEVPRFAEHAGGARIFLKREDLNHTGSHKINNVLGQALLARKLGKTRLIAETGAGQHGVATATAAALFGMECVVYMGEVDTERQALNVARMKLLGADVVAVTTGSRTLKDAINDALRDWVSSVEKTHYVLGTVAGPHPFPTMVRDFHKVIGEEARQQMLELTGALPDAITACIGGGSNAIGIFDAFLDDESVDLYGYEAGGDGIESGRHAASITLGRTGVLQGAKSYLMQDEDGQTVESHSISAGLDYPAVGPEHAWLAKIGRVKYEPVTDREAMEAFRLLSRTEGIIPAIESAHALAGTIRLGRDRGPGSSILVSLSGRGDKDVASASRYFGILDDEGQPA
- a CDS encoding Trp biosynthesis-associated membrane protein → MTPRSTKLLAVLGGLALSGVGLLAYTQTWVDVRVSSPQGGALGVAAAGSQAAPALSALSLAGLALFGAITIAGPVFRAILGVLAVILGGCIVLSSILVVTDPIGSAQTAITKVTGVDGARSVSGIVLRHSVTAWPWVALVGGVLMAAVGVFVLVTSRRWPASTRRYQAVRLVDSDAPADPVATWDTLTTGVDPTDLDAERSRPEGDRETGDTR
- the hisG gene encoding ATP phosphoribosyltransferase, with product MLRVAVPNKGSLSETASQMLSEAGYSGRRDPKSLYLADERNGVEFFYLRPRDIATYVGSGALDVGITGRDLLLDSGSRALEVAPLDFGSSTFRFAGPAGRFSDLRDLEGVRVATSYAGLVRAFLAEHGVTAELVSLDGAVESAVQLGVADAIADVVETGTTLRAAGLEIFGPVILRSTAVLISSEAQPAGLDVLQRRLQGVLVARQYVLMDYDLPVRLLEEATRIAPGRESPTVSPLHDPEWAAVRVMVPKSDTNQIMDALYDLGARAILVSPIHAARL
- the trpA gene encoding tryptophan synthase subunit alpha, with the translated sequence MIDTTSSKVSRAIQAKRDAGSGAVIGYLPVGFPTLSTSIEAAVTLAGNGIDVLELGLPYSDPVMDGPVIQAATQRALAEGFRVRELFPAVREIVSQTDIPVVVMTYWNPVSQYGAQRFADDLAAAGGAGLITPDLIPDEATEWMTAAERADLDRIFLAAPSSSEERLRQAVEASRGFVYTVSTMGITGARSDVDAAASTLVERLRAVGVDNACVGLGISTAQQVREVLEYADGAIIGSAFVRALAEGGVERLAEVASDLASGSRVS
- the trpC gene encoding indole-3-glycerol phosphate synthase TrpC codes for the protein MLDDLYAGSLADASARQALRPLDVVERAARDRAPALDARAALQPADRVKIIAEVKRASPSRGALSEIADPASLALSYETGGASAISVLTEGRKFKGTLADLEAVRDVVSVPVLRKDFIATPYQVFEARAAGADLVLLIVAGLPQAELVSLHELVLELGMTALIETHSADEVVRGLDAGATVLGVNARDLTTFELDQDLFGSLADSIPSGVVRVAESAVKSPADVAHYRRSGADVVLVGEALVVHGDPVDALNTFLEV